The region AAAAATACCTACAAGACTATCTCTTGCATCCGTTTCGGTGGCCCGGCTAGCTGCCCTCGTGGCTCGAGAAATAGGGAGATGTCCGAGCCCAGTTGCTTCCCCGATTGCAGGTGGGATATCCGAGAATATGTCGTCTAGGTTATGGGACCTCGGTACAGGAGTAGGAGAAGCCGGAACAGCCCCAGCGGCCTTGGTAGAAGCAGGAGCCTCGAATGTTGCAGCTTGGTCACCACCGGGCAGTGGGCTGGTATCTATTGGAGCTTCGATATCGGGGGCCGACTCTACTCTTTGTTCGGCCTCAATATTTTGAGATGGCCTGGTTCTTCTAGGCCTCTGCAGGGGAATCTCTTCGGGTGAAGTGTCACCTGAAATGTCAATGAATTCAATTGACCTTGGAGGAGTTGGAAAAAGAACTTTTTCCCTACCTGTGTGCGGAGCCGGAATGGAAGGTCCTTCCTCAGTTGTAGGAAAGGGCGGAATAGTGGCTTTCTCCTCCGGAACAGAGGTGATGAAGGGGCCCTCACCAACCCTTTGAATAAGAACTCGGACTCTGATTCATCCCTCAAAGTCCGAACAACACTCCTCGCCCTTTTCTTTAGTTTCTGCCCTTTGGCCGAGGGCTTTCCCCCTCTCTTACCGGAAGCAACAATGAGCCGAGATGATCCTGCCGTATCAAATTCAGGAGCCGGTGCGGAGCTCGGGCCGTTGGTTCCGGTCTTGCTCTACCGAGCCCCCGGGTAAACCCGAATACCGAAGGGgttatagaaagaaaagaaaaaaggggagGATGcaataaataccaaatcaaGGAGAATATTACCGTGATTTTGGGCAACCCATCGGCCACACGACAGGTCCCCCCATGTCTGTTGTTCACGGTAAGGTTTCGGACGGCTGGAGGCATCTATGCCTCGGctaataacaaataaaaaagggaGAAATCACATGTATGCAAGGGAGCAAATGTTGACAAAGCGTGGAGGAAGAATAATTATAGAAGGGAGAACTGAGAAACTTACGCCTATCGTTCCACCTCTCCGAAAAGGGCATGTGATCGGCCTGAATAATGCCTGCGGTCTTTACCCAGACATAACGTTCCAACCATTTTCGATCTCTGTCTTTGTCGAGTTTGGAAAAGATCGGGTTTCGACCTCACTTGGCGAGCTTTATCACGCCCTCTCGGAAGATTCACGGGGAATATAACCGGATGAAGTGCGCCATCGTGAATTCCCTGTTGACATTATTGGCCAGTAACCGGAGGCAGGCCACGGCCCTCCGGATAATCAGCCCAATTTGGGCCAAGGTCACGTACTACGTCCAGCACATCTCCAAAATAATTGGATCGATTGGAGGATCTAGTTTTAGCGTAAACGGATACGTGTAAACATATAGGAAACCTTCTCTATGAGCGGTAATAGATTCGTCGGGCCCAGGGGTGAACACTTGCACCGGACGATTGTCCCATCCGCAACCAGCTCGGACCCGGGGAAGGAGATCCTCTATAATAGATGAAGGGTATCGCCTTATGTCGAAACCCCTATCTGCTATCGGAGATGGCTTCTCGATGTCAAATTCGTGGCTATAGTTGGGTCTGGACGACACTATGTCCAAAGCAGTCGGTTCAACAAATGTTTTTCCCTCAGGTTTTGAGGCTGGCTCGCTCCTTGAGAAGAAACCGAGGGAATGTCCTGGGAAGTAGAttcggtgttggcagacatttgGAAGGTGTGAAAGAGTGGATAAGAAGATTTGAGAATTTGAAGTGGCTGATGGAAAATCCAAAAACGAAACAATGGAGGAAATATTAGGTGGATGGAGGAGAAAGTTGAAAGATACAAAACAACAAATGAAAGGCTTAGCAAAGAATGCTCTTACGATCAAAACAACAATTGAGGAGAAGTTGGAGTGGCTTTACgatcaagaaagcaagaaacaaAGGAGCGGAGAATGAGTaagtgaagaaagaaaatgaaaaaatgacaCAACTTTAGGCCTTATATAGGCGTTGTACTGTAGCAATTACAGAGAGCACCCAATCGGGCGGTGACACGTGTCCCAcaattaatgagacgtgataTGATGTGACGTGCGTTACGGTGATTCCCGAGGTCGGCCATTCAGGACGAGACAGGGGGCTGATGTCAGAAGGACGTGATATGACTATTCCGCCAAATttgaagataagaacgagcttatGGAACCGCCGATTTAGTGACTTATCtacttcccgttactccggtaAAA is a window of Lycium ferocissimum isolate CSIRO_LF1 unplaced genomic scaffold, AGI_CSIRO_Lferr_CH_V1 ctg12696, whole genome shotgun sequence DNA encoding:
- the LOC132041981 gene encoding uncharacterized protein LOC132041981 codes for the protein MGGPVVWPMGCPKSRVGEGPFITSVPEEKATIPPFPTTEEGPSIPAPHTGREKVLFPTPPRSIEFIDISGDTSPEEIPLQRPRRTRPSQNIEAEQRVESAPDIEAPIDTSPLPGGDQAATFEAPASTKAAGAVPASPTPVPRSHNLDDIFSDIPPAIGEATGLGHLPISRATRAASRATETDARDSLTDAMNMAERHRLLKSQHAKDKEKLRVVEQKAKARSRISDELKSKLEKAAEANDVLQAELESANQIHRVLLEERSKLAKLEKVEADLEESLKDMEPAEARTTILVQYEWWKSQRATLEQAQKGLGDLQLG